From Oenanthe melanoleuca isolate GR-GAL-2019-014 chromosome 4, OMel1.0, whole genome shotgun sequence:
CTTCCCTTCTCAGCAAGGCTGGGACCCTTCTCCCTGGGAAGAAGGAGCAACCAACACTGCTGCTCATAGTAAGGGCAGGTGAGTAAGATCTAAGGAGATCTGTACAAGTTTTTTGTTCAACTTCAGAAAAATCATCACTCACACCTCTTTCACAGCCCAGATTGGAACTGACCACTCAGAGTCAGCTCCTGGCAAGCATTTCAGTGTGGGGTTAAAATGCATTTACCCACCAAAAGGCATGGAAGTAATCACAGAATCCTCAAAGTTTACCTGTCCACTGAAGATGTAACACCTCACCCATCTGTAAGGTGGTCCTGCAGCAATGCTACTtagtcctgcagcagcagacacaCTTAACATTTACCATAGGGTAAGTGAATATGGCTATAAAATCCACACAAGTCCTTGCTTTGCTTCTCACTGAATTCAGGAagggaaaatgtatttcagacCACACAAGACTAATTAATTTACAACTTACATTTAGGAACTAACAAAGGTGTTAATCAGAACAAAAATTAACTAGTATTAACCACGTCTCTGGAGCTCAACACAGGAACAGGATGGACTAGAACAAGACAGCAAAACAGAGCAGGCAAGTGACAGCTGCTGAGCCCCTTTCTTAAGGGTCTTTGAggtccatccatccatcagtCCCTCACAGCCCATTTAATTCCCTTTGCCTGATACATTCCTGGCAGTCTCCAAAGGCTTCCTGTTTAGGGAAACAAAACAGCACCACGAGAGAGGGAAATACCTTCAGACACAGGCGAGGTGTGGGAAGggccctgtgccaccctgagATGGCACCTTCTGGAAAGCACcctctgaagaagaaaataccGCCCCAGCCCCCGTCTCCTTAAGAACAAAGCCCACGAGGCTGTGTATAAAACTTTTATTGGCTCCAGCAGTGCTAGTGGCAGCTGTTACACACGGCACTGTCACTTGAGCTTCCTGCCCTTCTTGACGCCGGCGCGGATGCCGGACAGCTCGCCGGGGTAGCGGTGCAGCTCCCTGCGCACCTCGCGCACCTGGCCCTTGCGGCGGATCTTGGCGCGCCGGAACTTCTCCCGGTGCTTGACCCGCGGGTTGCGATCGATCTTCCTCCTTTTGGGCGTGAGGCCTTTGTTCTTGATCATCTGGTAGGTCACCCCTCTCTTTTTGCTGGGATCCTCTCCTTCCGACACCACTGCCTCTTCAAGCACATCTTTGTCTCCAGCTCTCTTCCTCTTGAGTGCCAGCTTCTCCTCCATCATCTTGTAGTATTTCAGGGCAGCCTCCTCATCCAGCTCCGACTCATCCGAtgattcagcagcagcagcagcagcctggccatTAACAGGCACAGAGGCAcgtttgggtttgtttttcttgccaTCCATGGTGAGAAACACGGAGAACTTGCTTTCCTTCCGTAGCTTCTCCTCCTTGTTGTCGTAGTAGTTCCTGAGAAGTGTGCGGACCTGCGGGGAAAGCCTCTGGTCTATAACGGCGAGGTCGTTGATGATGTTTCTGTAGGCCACCAGCCGCTCGATGACCGGGTGACTGTGAACCGGCATCCTCTTGGCCTTCAGGACCAGATAGAAACTGATATTGGCACAGTAGTTCAGGTACAGATGGTACTTGGTCTGCAAGTAGCGACTGCCCTTCCCCTGGGGGATAGTGCCATCCCTGACCATTTGCAGCAGCGGGTGCAGCTCATCCTTGATCTCCATCAGCTTCACCTCAAAGTCCTCcatcagctgcaggagctctggggactcctgcttcagcagcttcagctgctccttcctggaaAGGGCCTGCAGATCCTTATCAATTTTCTGCCCCT
This genomic window contains:
- the UTP3 gene encoding something about silencing protein 10: MRTRRGTVLRPRAQPAESPEPPDEPALAAGRAGPEELADDVERFHEQQFRAVMAALDSGDEAGDSEEEEEEEVLGLQLPEDSEEEEEDEEEDEMQDRNPFVEYSAEEDEDGEEEEGEEDENGVEDGEEEEGEEDENAVEDEEGDMSMESDLEERHPEAKLPHELSWGQRKQLYYDTDYGSDAQAKGKRSQQEIDAEEEEEEQEAQVIQRRLVRDLGEDDYGLDMIQGYLAEQQKTQDSKGQKIDKDLQALSRKEQLKLLKQESPELLQLMEDFEVKLMEIKDELHPLLQMVRDGTIPQGKGSRYLQTKYHLYLNYCANISFYLVLKAKRMPVHSHPVIERLVAYRNIINDLAVIDQRLSPQVRTLLRNYYDNKEEKLRKESKFSVFLTMDGKKNKPKRASVPVNGQAAAAAAESSDESELDEEAALKYYKMMEEKLALKRKRAGDKDVLEEAVVSEGEDPSKKRGVTYQMIKNKGLTPKRRKIDRNPRVKHREKFRRAKIRRKGQVREVRRELHRYPGELSGIRAGVKKGRKLK